A window of the Lactuca sativa cultivar Salinas chromosome 7, Lsat_Salinas_v11, whole genome shotgun sequence genome harbors these coding sequences:
- the LOC111912021 gene encoding uncharacterized protein LOC111912021 translates to MDFELRRAREKLEKEQKDRKEKARARLDKERKAKQEANRQREAIEASQRARRIDAMEAQLKADQQMEENILVGRGISFNRVLEAVPFEGSGDKIKLPPSCFNDLSSEGAFDKGPLHFQLSVHHQNNSSPSETITTHAGVLEFTADEGTVIIPPHIWNNLYSKKDPITPLIEVKYVWLPKGTYAKLQSQELGFSDIPNHKAVLETTLRQHATLSQNDILTVKHGVLTYHLHVLELKPSPSVSVLETDIEVDIVGPDSLPENNTQHVLKPLTFGKPESGIINEGDYIYYKFTINDEIWGKISSGYAEIEVKLDSEAKDCDTDLYLSRHPLLFPSTHQHGWSSHDMGSKSLVLGSKDHNLGIGGYSVGVYGFKGTTKYNVIVNIQDIPTTNVSQQGQQSVSSSSSSLVDTVECGNCKHYIPLRTIGLHEAYCRRHNVVCEHDGCGVVLRVEEVKNHVHCVKCGLAFHCREIEKHMKVFHEPLLCPCGITLEKTQMVEHQASECALRLVICRFCGDMVEAGTLAVDARDRLKGLSEHESRCGSRTAPCDSCGRAVMLKEMDIHQIAVHQKN, encoded by the exons ATGGATTTTGAGTTGAGAAGAGCGAGAGAGAAATTGGAGAAAGAGCAAAAGGATAGAAAAGAGAAGGCGAGGGCAAGATTAGATAAAGAGAGAAAGGCCAAACAAGAAGCTAATCGTCAGCGTGAGGCGATCGAGGCTTCTCAGAGAGCTCGTAGAATCGATGCCATGGAAGCCCAACTTAAG GCAGATCAACAGATGGAAGAAAACATACTCGTCGGAAGAGGAATCTCTTTCAATCGTGTTCTTGAAGCTGTACCATTCGAAGGCTCCGGTGATAAAATCAAACTCCCACCTTCCTGTTTCAACGATTTATCCAGTGAAGGTGCTTTCGACAAAGGCCCCCTCCATTTCCAACTATCAGTACATCACCAAAACAACTCTTCTCCATCAGAAACCATAACAACCCATGCTGGTGTCCTCGAATTCACTGCAGATGAAGGTACTGTTATCATCCCTCCTCACATCTGGAACAACCTATACTCCAAAAAAGACCCAATTACCCCTCTAATCGAAGTCAAATACGTATGGCTTCCAAAAGGAACATACGCAAAGCTTCAATCACAAGAACTCGGATTCTCAGACATACCCAACCACAAAGCAGTCCTTGAAACAACCCTTCGCCAACACGCAACCCTTTCTCAAAACGACATTTTAACAGTCAAACATGGTGTGTTGACTTATCATCTCCATGTCCTCGAGCTCAAACCTTCACCGAGTGTATCCGTTCTTGAAACCGATATAGAAGTCGACATCGTGGGTCCCGATTCACTTCCCGAAAACAACACCCAACATGTTCTAAAGCCACTAACATTTGGAAAACCCGAATCAGGAATCATAAACGAAGGTGATTACATATATTACAAATTCACAATAAACGATGAAATATGGGGGAAAATTTCATCTGGGTATGCTGAAATTGAAGTGAAATTAGATTCAGAAGCGAAAGATTGCGACACCGATCTTTATCTTTCGCGACACCCGCTTTTGTTCCCGAGTACACATCAGCAcggttggtcttcacatgacatGGGTTCAAAAAGTTTGGTTCTCGGGTCAAAAGATCACAATCTGGGTATTGGTGGATATAGTGTAGGTGTATATGGGTTCAAGGGTACCACAAAATATAATGTTATAGTAAACATTCAAGATATTCCCACCACAAATgtaagtcaacaaggtcaacaaagtgtgtcttcttcttcttcttcattggtGGATACTGTGGAGTGTGGAAATTGTAAGCATTATATACCTTTGAGGACTATAGGGCTTCATGAGGCGTATTGTAGAAGACATAATGTTGTTTGTGAGCATGATGGGTGTGGGGTTGTTCTTAGGGTTGAAGAGGTTAAGAATCATGTGCATTGTGTGAAATGTGGGTTGGCTTTTCATTGTAGAGAGATTGAAAAACATATGAAAGTGTTCCATGAGCCTTTACTTTGTCCTTGTGGGATCACCCTTGAAAAAACACAAATG GTGGAACATCAGGCGTCAGAGTGCGCGCTACGTTTGGTGATATGTAGATTTTGTGGGGATATGGTGGAAGCGGGGACACTGGCGGTGGATGCGCGGGATCGGTTAAAAGGACTTTCAGAGCACGAGAGTCGATGTGGGTCCCGGACTGCCCCGTGTGACTCTTGTGGGCGGGCGGTTATGTTGAAAGAAATGGATATTCATCAAATAGCGGTTCATCAGAAGAATTGA